The Rhodococcus triatomae genome includes a window with the following:
- a CDS encoding acyl-CoA dehydrogenase family protein produces MDLEFDDATLAFRDEVRTFLAEHVPTTPLPSMDTAEGFEAHRGWERTLADARLSVVSWPAELGGRDANLLQWVVFEEEYYRAGAPGRVSQNGIFLLAPTLFEHAHPEQLARILPRMARADDIWAQAWSEPESGSDLASLRATATRVDGGWLLNGQKTWSSRASFADWGFGLFRSDPEAARHKGITYFMFDLRSEGVTVRPIDQLDGEPGFAEIFLENVFVPDDPDSPGESGVIGTVNEGWRVAMSTASNERGLSLRSPGRFLATVDRLVDLYRSAGSRDAESGRRVADAWIGARAYQLSTFGTVTRLADGGQLGAESSINKVFWSEWDIATHETALELLGPEAELAGGWMDGYLFSLSGPIYAGTNEIQKNVIAERLLGLPKADR; encoded by the coding sequence GTGGACCTCGAATTCGACGACGCGACCCTCGCCTTCCGCGACGAGGTGCGTACGTTCCTCGCCGAACACGTCCCCACCACACCCCTGCCCTCGATGGACACCGCGGAGGGTTTCGAAGCCCACCGCGGCTGGGAACGGACGCTCGCCGACGCCCGGCTGTCCGTGGTGTCCTGGCCCGCCGAGCTCGGTGGCCGCGACGCGAACCTGTTGCAGTGGGTCGTGTTCGAGGAGGAGTACTACCGTGCCGGGGCTCCAGGCCGGGTGAGCCAGAACGGCATCTTCCTGCTCGCACCCACCCTGTTCGAACACGCACACCCGGAACAGTTGGCCCGGATCCTGCCGCGGATGGCCCGTGCCGACGACATCTGGGCCCAGGCGTGGTCCGAACCCGAGTCCGGCAGTGACCTCGCGAGCCTGCGCGCCACCGCCACCCGCGTCGACGGCGGCTGGCTGCTCAACGGCCAGAAGACGTGGAGCTCGCGAGCGAGCTTCGCGGACTGGGGTTTCGGCCTGTTCCGGTCGGACCCCGAGGCAGCGCGCCACAAGGGCATCACCTACTTCATGTTCGACCTGCGGTCCGAAGGGGTCACCGTCCGTCCCATCGACCAACTCGACGGCGAGCCCGGGTTCGCCGAGATCTTCCTCGAGAACGTCTTCGTCCCCGACGACCCGGATTCCCCCGGAGAGTCCGGCGTGATCGGCACCGTGAACGAGGGCTGGCGGGTCGCGATGAGCACCGCGAGCAACGAGCGCGGGCTGTCGCTGCGCAGCCCCGGACGATTCCTCGCCACCGTGGACAGACTGGTCGACCTGTACCGATCCGCCGGCAGCAGGGACGCCGAGAGCGGACGTCGCGTCGCCGATGCCTGGATCGGGGCGCGCGCCTACCAGCTCAGTACCTTCGGCACCGTCACCCGCCTCGCGGACGGCGGGCAGCTGGGTGCCGAATCCTCGATCAACAAGGTCTTCTGGTCCGAGTGGGACATCGCCACCCACGAGACGGCGCTCGAACTGCTCGGGCCCGAGGCCGAACTCGCCGGCGGATGGATGGACGGATACCTGTTCTCGCTGTCCGGTCCGATCTACGCCGGTACCAACGAGATCCAGAAGAACGTGATCGCCGAGCGCCTGCTCGGCCTACCGAAGGCGGACCGATGA
- a CDS encoding acyl-CoA dehydrogenase family protein — translation MRFTLDSSHQDFASSIDALLTKADMPAVIRAWNSGDTAPGLEVWHRLAETGVNGLLVPEEHDGLGADAIDLVVAVEQLGRHAVPGPVAETLAVAPALLTAVAPERLSTAASGSLTTVAAPPEVPYALDADVADLVLLLDGDTVGVATAGSARSSVDQARRLHPVTAAETLGRADAAAAFDLGALATAAQLQGLGQAMLETSTEYVQQRKQFGRAIGQFQAIKHHLAEVAVALEMSRPLLHGAALAVRDGSSDAGRDVSAAKVACGDAAYRAGRIALQVHGAVGYTQEHDLSLWLTKVRALVTSWGTPSWHRDRVLDAVVAS, via the coding sequence ATGAGATTCACCCTCGACTCCTCCCACCAGGACTTCGCGTCCAGCATCGACGCGCTGCTCACCAAGGCGGACATGCCGGCGGTGATTCGGGCGTGGAACTCCGGCGACACCGCACCGGGACTCGAGGTCTGGCACCGGCTCGCGGAGACCGGGGTCAACGGTCTCCTCGTTCCGGAGGAGCACGACGGGCTGGGCGCCGACGCGATCGATCTCGTCGTCGCGGTGGAACAGCTGGGCCGCCACGCCGTCCCCGGTCCGGTGGCCGAAACCCTCGCCGTGGCACCTGCACTGCTCACGGCGGTCGCCCCGGAACGGTTGTCCACGGCGGCATCCGGATCACTCACGACGGTGGCCGCTCCCCCGGAGGTGCCCTACGCGCTCGACGCGGACGTGGCCGACCTCGTCCTGCTCCTGGACGGGGACACGGTCGGTGTCGCGACCGCGGGATCTGCGAGGTCCTCGGTGGACCAGGCGCGTCGCCTCCATCCCGTGACGGCCGCCGAGACGCTCGGCCGGGCCGACGCCGCCGCGGCCTTCGATCTGGGCGCCCTCGCCACCGCAGCCCAGCTGCAGGGCCTCGGCCAGGCGATGCTGGAGACGTCCACCGAATACGTGCAACAGCGCAAGCAGTTCGGCCGGGCAATCGGCCAGTTCCAGGCGATCAAGCATCATCTCGCCGAAGTTGCTGTCGCGCTGGAGATGTCCCGACCGCTGCTGCACGGTGCCGCACTCGCCGTCCGGGACGGCTCGTCCGACGCCGGGCGCGACGTGTCGGCGGCCAAGGTGGCCTGCGGCGACGCCGCCTACCGCGCCGGTCGGATCGCACTGCAGGTGCACGGAGCCGTCGGGTACACCCAGGAACACGACCTGTCGCTGTGGCTGACGAAGGTACGCGCCCTCGTCACCTCGTGGGGCACGCCGTCGTGGCACCGCGACCGTGTGCTGGACGCGGTGGTGGCCTCGTGA
- a CDS encoding acyl-CoA dehydrogenase family protein: MNTDTRFETAERAALRASVRDLLSKHSDSAAVRRAITAEDGYDHTLWTRLAEQIGVAALAVPERYDGVGAGLLEVHVVQEELGRRLAPTPMLGSAVLGVQTLLLSGDEDACTRLLPATAAGESVLAVCWADESGWSGTGVRADGNSLTGTAHYVLGADVADVLLVPTSVGLFEVAPDSPGVEVGRVPTVDPTRSLSTVTFSGAEGRRLTAPDDLVDRLRSVGMIALSAEQVGAAAAILEQTVEYTKSRKQFGRAIGSFQALKHRMADMYALVETARSMSYAAAHSQTAEDARIAKVYCSEAFEQVAADAVQLHGGIAITWEHDAQLYFKRAHGSAQLFGPPRSFLPDLATAAGL; this comes from the coding sequence GTGAACACCGACACTCGATTCGAGACCGCCGAGCGAGCGGCGCTACGCGCCTCCGTACGAGATCTGCTGTCCAAGCACTCCGACTCCGCGGCGGTGCGCCGAGCGATCACCGCCGAGGACGGGTACGACCACACACTGTGGACCCGGCTGGCCGAACAGATCGGTGTCGCGGCGCTGGCCGTGCCGGAGCGCTACGACGGCGTCGGTGCCGGACTGCTCGAGGTCCACGTCGTCCAGGAGGAACTCGGTCGCAGGCTCGCCCCGACACCGATGCTCGGCTCGGCCGTCCTCGGGGTGCAGACCCTGTTGCTGTCCGGCGACGAGGACGCCTGCACCCGGTTGCTTCCTGCCACCGCGGCGGGTGAATCCGTCCTCGCCGTCTGCTGGGCCGACGAGTCGGGATGGAGCGGCACCGGGGTACGCGCCGACGGCAACTCGCTCACCGGCACCGCGCACTATGTTCTCGGCGCCGACGTGGCGGACGTGCTACTGGTCCCGACTTCCGTCGGGCTGTTCGAGGTGGCTCCGGACTCTCCCGGCGTGGAGGTCGGCCGGGTACCGACGGTCGACCCGACCCGGTCACTGTCCACGGTCACGTTCTCGGGTGCCGAGGGACGGCGTCTCACCGCTCCCGACGATCTCGTGGACAGGCTGCGGTCGGTGGGGATGATCGCGTTGTCCGCCGAGCAGGTCGGCGCCGCTGCCGCGATACTCGAGCAGACGGTGGAGTACACGAAGTCCCGCAAGCAGTTCGGCCGCGCGATCGGCTCGTTCCAGGCGCTCAAACACCGGATGGCGGACATGTACGCCCTCGTGGAGACGGCCCGGTCGATGTCGTATGCCGCGGCGCACTCCCAGACGGCCGAGGACGCCCGGATCGCGAAGGTGTACTGCTCCGAGGCGTTCGAGCAGGTCGCCGCCGACGCCGTCCAGTTGCACGGAGGTATTGCGATCACCTGGGAGCACGATGCGCAGCTGTACTTCAAGCGGGCGCACGGCAGTGCCCAGTTGTTCGGCCCGCCCCGCTCCTTCCTCCCGGACCTCGCCACCGCCGCCGGCCTGTAG